Part of the Maridesulfovibrio sp. genome, TAAACAGCTCATTTCATCCAAATTACCGATCTAACTAAATGAAAAATCTTCTAGTAGAAAATTCATCATAACGAAAACATTCAACTTGGAGAAAAAATGATAACTCTTACCGCAAAAATGCAAGCTGCTGAAGGCAAAGAGCAGGAACTCGAAGCAGTCCTGCGTGAATTGGTCAAAGGCACCGCAACCGAAGAAGGTTCAGTGGAATACAGGCTGCACCGCGTTCTTGATACTCCCGGAGCATTTCGCTTTGTTGAAAAGTTCAAGGATCAGGAAGCATTCGACTTCCACGCCAACTCCGATCACTTCAAAGCAGCTATCGAAAAAATCGGAAAACTTACCGCAGGTGACGGTGAACTTGAAATGCTGGAATTGATTGATTCTATTCCTGAATAGCTTGATCGTATCCGAAAGAAACACAAAAACTCGCGTATGTGACCATACGCGAGTTTTTTTATTATCTACTTAACAAGCACGGTTTTGATAAAGTTAGGAACTTCACTCTCAGGCATTGTGCTGACGATACCTAATTTTTTAGCTTTAACAATTATCTGTCCCCCCTCCTCGGTAAGAATAAACAGAACATCATACATAGTCTTTGTGTTCACATATCCCTCATACCGAACTCCGGGTTGACTTCCGGCCGGCATATACATCCACCCCTGTGGCGTAAGGTCCGGCATTTTAATATCACTAAGACCAGCAAACGCAGTTCCAGAAAGAAATAAGCTAAGAACAAAAGCAAATAAAACCTTACGCATTAGCAACTCCCTTTTCTCTGAGCAATGTGGAATAACAATTAATAAAAAAACTTATAAATACATAGATTGCATACTACAATATCCTTAGCAAAAAACAAAGAACCTGTGTCGATTATATCAACACAGGCTCTTTGTAAAAAAACATTTTATTAGACACTTACCCAACTAATCTTGCGCGTCGTGCCATCAAGAGAAGAGACAGCAGCGGGATAGCTCCACCGATCATTCCCATCTGACCGATAATACGGATCTTTGACGGCCAATCGAAAGAAATGAGTTCCATGGCAACAGCGCCGAAGATAAAATAAGTGAAGGTCAAAAGAGCGGACGCCGCACCGATATCCCGGTCCACGGTTTCAAGAATCATATGGTTGCTGATAGGCCTGCTGACCCCGATGGAAAATGTCATCAAAAACATAGGCGCGGCAAAAGCATATTCCGATCCACCCAACGCCAGCACACCGATACTGGCCACTATAACACCAATCAATGACACCTTGAGGATGGACATTGATGAATAGCCGACACAGAGCCTTGAGCAAGTGAACGATCCGGTCATGAATCCGATAGCGTTAAAACCGAAGAACATGGCGTACTGCTGTTCATTCATACCGAATCCGCGAATATAGATATCCGCCGATCCGGCCAGAAATCCGAAAAAGCCAATAGCGATGACTGAAAAAGCAAAGCAATACGTGGTGAATTCCAAATTCTTGAGCACCACCAGATAGCGGGAGAACATGTTTAAAATCCCGCCCTCAGTCTTTTCGAATTCAGGCTCCTCGAAAACAAGAGTGCCGTAAAAGGCCATGGAAGCAAGTACAGCCTGACATCCGAAAATCCATTTCCAAGACAAAAACTTAAGCATCATGCTGCCCATCATGGGGGCTAGCATAGGACACAAGGGAATAATCACTCCGATATAAGCCAGCACCTTCTGACGCTCGGTACCGGTATAGAGATCCTTTGCCAGTGCCATGGACAGAGCCGAGGCCGAAGCTGCTCCTGCTGCCTGAACAATGCGGGCAGTCACCAGAAACCAAATGTTAGTAGACAAAGCACAAAGCACGCTGCCGAGTACGTATATTCCTACTCCACCTATCAGCACGGGTTTACGGCCTAATTTGTCGGATAAGGGACCGTAAATAAGCATAAAAAAACTGAACAGGATAAAAAAGAGCACCAGCGAAAGATTCACTTCGGCAAGAGAAATCCCCCACTGCTCCTGAATGGTAGGCAGTGCGGGAAGATACATATCAGTCGACAAGGCGGGAAAAGCCGCCAGCATAGTAATAAAAAGAAAATTTGGCATAGCAATACGGTTTTTAAAGTAAATGGAAAAAAAGCAACTCAGATAAAAAGCGGAAATATTGTGAGGAAAAATGAAATGACGCGATAGAGCTGGAAATAAGATTTGCGGATATTAGGCTTCTAGTTACCGCAGGTCAACTGTTAATCTCACAGCAATAAACATCTTAACAGTTCTTACCATTCACAAAAATTTCACCTCGACAAAGCTAAAGATCTACTCACTCACCAAATTTAAACACCGTTTGAAATACTGCTTGACTGATTGCACAGCAAATCATACAAGGCTTCAAACAGCGTTTTAATCATTGTTGGAGAAATATATGAGTGACCAAAGCACCAAAGAACGGATTTTGGAAGCCGCAAGCCGGGTATTCTGTGAAAAAGGCTTTAAAGCTACAACTGTACGCGATATCTGCGCCGGGGCTGACGCCAATGTAGCAGCCATAAACTACCACTTCGGAGATAAACGCAAACTATACTATCAGGTTCTGCAAATGTGGATGGATGAGATGATGACTGGTGCGGATAGGCAGAAAGGCATCACTGAG contains:
- a CDS encoding putative quinol monooxygenase, encoding MITLTAKMQAAEGKEQELEAVLRELVKGTATEEGSVEYRLHRVLDTPGAFRFVEKFKDQEAFDFHANSDHFKAAIEKIGKLTAGDGELEMLELIDSIPE
- a CDS encoding multidrug effflux MFS transporter, yielding MPNFLFITMLAAFPALSTDMYLPALPTIQEQWGISLAEVNLSLVLFFILFSFFMLIYGPLSDKLGRKPVLIGGVGIYVLGSVLCALSTNIWFLVTARIVQAAGAASASALSMALAKDLYTGTERQKVLAYIGVIIPLCPMLAPMMGSMMLKFLSWKWIFGCQAVLASMAFYGTLVFEEPEFEKTEGGILNMFSRYLVVLKNLEFTTYCFAFSVIAIGFFGFLAGSADIYIRGFGMNEQQYAMFFGFNAIGFMTGSFTCSRLCVGYSSMSILKVSLIGVIVASIGVLALGGSEYAFAAPMFLMTFSIGVSRPISNHMILETVDRDIGAASALLTFTYFIFGAVAMELISFDWPSKIRIIGQMGMIGGAIPLLSLLLMARRARLVG